AGCAGTGGCTGGGCGATAAGGGCTACGATGTGTACCGCCTGGCGGATGACGAGACTTACGCTCGCCGCTCGGTGCTGCGCGAATGGCTGCGCGAAAAGGGCTACGACCCTGACAAAATCCTCGCGTTTGAGGATATGAAGATCCCGGTTTCCGCACGCGAGGCGCAAGATGCCCGGGCGGTGGAAGCCGGCTTGCGCCTGTGGCTGGAAAGCCTGGGCTACGATGCTGACGAGGTGCCCGCCGAGGCACTGCGGCAGAAGGCTGCTGAAGTCTCGCTGGAAACCGGCCAGCCGGTGCCCACCCTCGGCAAGCAAATTGTGCGCGACGGCCTTACCGGCGAGCCTTACGACCGCCCGGTAACCGTGGGCGTGATGACCATCCTTAAACTGCATCACCTGGTGGAAGACAAAGTGCACGCCCGCTCCACCGGCCCGTATAGCCTGGTGACCCAGCAGCCGCTGGGCGGTAAAGCCCAATTCGGCGGCCAGCGCTTCGGCGAAATGGAAGTCTGGGCGCTGGAAGCCTACGGCGCGGCGTACACCTTGCAGGAAATGCTCACCGTGAAATCCGACGACGTCCAGGGCCGTGTCAAGACTTATGAGGCTATCGTCAAGGGTGAGCCCATTGAAGAGCCTGGCCTGCCGGCTTCCTTCAAGGTGCTGGTGAAAGAGTTGCAGAGCCTGGGCCTGGCGGTGGAAGCCATCACCCCCGAGGGTGTGGAAAAGTTTGGCAAGGAATCGGCCAAGCCGAAGGTGCCCAAGGTCAAGGTGGGCCTCCTGGGCCTGGGCGAGGATTTGTGAGGCGGTGAAGGCGCAGCAGGCGGCCTGGCACCCCGCGGCAACGCGCCGTTTGCAGATTTTCTTGACGCGCGTTTTGCCGCATGGTACAATCCTGCCCTGCTGCGTAAGGTTCTTTGTGTCCTTTCGCGCCTGCTGCGGCGGGCGCTCCGTGGAGGCCATCGCATGATGATGGCCTTCGTTTACGCAAGTTGAGAGGCAACATCGTTTTCGGGAGGCAGAAGTGCCAACAATCAATCAACTCGTTCGCAAAGGTCGCAAGCCGAAGAAGACCAAGAGCAAGGCGCCTGCTTTGCAGTACATCTATAACTCGATGAAGCAGCGCCGCCTGCGGATGCCGAAGGGCGCGCCGCAGAAGCGCGGGGTGTGCACGGTGGTGCGTACCATGACCCCGAAAAAGCCGAACTCGGCGCTCCGTAAAATTGCCCGTGTGCGCCTGACCAACGGGATCGAGGTCACGGCCTACATTCCGGGCGAAGGCCACAACCTGCAGGAGCACTCGGTGGTGTTGGTGCGCGGTGGGCGTGTGAAAGACCTTCCGGGTGTGCGCTACCACATCGTGCGCGGCACCCTCGACGCGACTGGCGTCGAAAATCGCCGCCGGGCGCGTTCCAAGTACGGTACCCGCAAGCCGAAATCGTAAGTCATTTTAGTCGCTGGGCTGGCGCAGCGCGCCGGCCGCGAAGTTGGAGTGAGAGATGCCACGACGATACCGACCTGAGCGGCGGCTGGTCCCGCCCGACCCCAAATACGGCAGTGTGAAAGTGCAGTCCTTCATCAACCGCGTGATGCGCGGTGGGAAGAAGAGCGTGGCTGCGCGCCAGGTGTACAAGGCTTTTGAAATTATCGAAGAGAAGACCGGCAAGCCCGGCCTTGAGGTTTTCGAGCAGGCGCTGAAAAACGCCTCGCCCATCATGGAAGTGCGTCCCCGCCGTGTGGGCGGCGCGACGTACCAGGTGCCGATGGAAGTGCCGCCTCGCCGCCAGTTCGCACTGGCCTGCCGCTGGATTTTGGCCGCGGCCCGGGCGCGTTCCGGCAAGTCGTTTGCCGAAAAACTGGCTGCCGAATTGATGGACGCTGCCAACAACCAGGGCTCTGCTGTGCGCAAACGCGAGGAGACCCATCGCATGGCCGAGGCCAACCGCGCTTTCTCCCATTTCCGCGTTTGAGCGCGGTTTGAACTGCCGATTGAGCGCCGCTTGCTCACCCCTTGGGTGAAAACCGCAGATTGCGCAGATTCTCAGAGCGTCCTTTGGCCTGCGAAATCTGCGGTTCTTTCTGGCCTCTTCGGTGAATACAGGTGATTCATGCCACGGAAGTATCCTTTAGAGAAGTACCGTAATATCGGGATTATCGCCCACATCGACGCCGGTAAGACCACGACGACCGAGCGTATCCTGTTCTATACCGGCAAGACCTACCGCCTTGGCTCGGTGGACGAGGGCAACACCGTCACCGACTGGATGGAACAGGAGCGCGAGCGCGGCATCACCATTGTTTCGGCGGCGGTCAGTGCCGAGTGGAAGGGCTACCAGATCAACATCATCGACACGCCCGGCCACATTGACTTCACCGCCGAAGTGCAGCGCTCGCTGCGCGTGCTCGACGGCGGCATTGTGGTCTTCGACGCTGTGCAGGGCGTGGAGCCCCAGAGCGAAACGGTGTGGCGCCAGGCCGACCGTTAC
This portion of the Chloroflexota bacterium genome encodes:
- a CDS encoding 30S ribosomal protein S12, encoding MPTINQLVRKGRKPKKTKSKAPALQYIYNSMKQRRLRMPKGAPQKRGVCTVVRTMTPKKPNSALRKIARVRLTNGIEVTAYIPGEGHNLQEHSVVLVRGGRVKDLPGVRYHIVRGTLDATGVENRRRARSKYGTRKPKS
- a CDS encoding 30S ribosomal protein S7, whose amino-acid sequence is MPRRYRPERRLVPPDPKYGSVKVQSFINRVMRGGKKSVAARQVYKAFEIIEEKTGKPGLEVFEQALKNASPIMEVRPRRVGGATYQVPMEVPPRRQFALACRWILAAARARSGKSFAEKLAAELMDAANNQGSAVRKREETHRMAEANRAFSHFRV